A genomic segment from Cumulibacter soli encodes:
- a CDS encoding asparaginase: protein MQSAAPTPRVHVISLGGTIASSASDGSPVAPEITGAQLVAAVPQLRAVAEVTTEQLAQVGSPSLDIDTVRQVAIRGAAAVADGARGVVITQGTDTLEETAYLLSLLNDTGRPFVATGAMRNPTMAGADGPANLLAAVSAAASDELVDVRALLAFNDELHDPLWVRKSHTASTATFTSAPQAGPMGWLHEGEIRLGYRPATPPWTGSPSLEIPPVALVSAGLGEDLRLVEPLPDLGYAGVVIAGTGGGHVHQDAVDRVTALAQRVPVVIASRTGSGQLLRRTYGFRGGEVDLLSRGLLSAGGLSAPKARLLLGLMLAHDAVADWPY from the coding sequence ATGCAGAGCGCTGCCCCCACGCCACGGGTGCACGTCATCTCCCTCGGCGGCACGATCGCCTCGAGTGCCAGCGACGGGTCACCTGTCGCGCCCGAGATCACCGGGGCACAGCTCGTGGCGGCAGTCCCCCAGTTGCGGGCCGTCGCCGAGGTGACGACCGAACAACTGGCCCAAGTGGGATCGCCCAGCCTTGATATCGACACCGTTCGCCAGGTCGCCATCCGCGGCGCGGCCGCGGTCGCGGACGGTGCGCGGGGCGTCGTCATCACGCAGGGCACCGACACGCTCGAGGAGACCGCGTACCTGCTGTCGTTACTGAACGACACTGGCAGACCGTTCGTCGCGACCGGCGCGATGCGTAATCCGACGATGGCCGGCGCCGACGGCCCGGCCAATCTCCTCGCTGCGGTGAGTGCTGCCGCGAGCGATGAACTCGTCGACGTACGGGCTCTGCTGGCCTTCAACGATGAACTGCATGACCCGCTGTGGGTACGCAAATCGCACACAGCCAGTACGGCGACATTCACCTCTGCCCCTCAGGCCGGACCGATGGGGTGGCTGCACGAAGGCGAGATCCGGCTCGGATATCGCCCGGCAACACCGCCGTGGACCGGTTCGCCCTCGCTCGAAATTCCCCCGGTCGCGCTCGTATCCGCCGGGCTCGGTGAGGACCTGCGCCTCGTCGAACCACTGCCCGACCTCGGGTACGCCGGCGTCGTCATCGCAGGCACCGGCGGCGGTCACGTGCATCAGGACGCCGTTGATCGAGTGACCGCACTCGCTCAGCGGGTGCCGGTGGTGATTGCCTCACGTACCGGCTCGGGGCAGTTACTGCGGCGCACGTACGGATTCCGCGGTGGGGAGGTAGACCTGCTCTCGCGAGGTCTGCTCAGCGCCGGAGGTCTATCAGCGCCCAAAGCGCGGCTGCTGCTGGGGCTCATGCTGGCGCACGACGCCGTCGCTGACTGGCCCTACTAG
- a CDS encoding acetyl-CoA hydrolase/transferase family protein, with protein MLRDRTAEPTELTTDSLDLAKIIRPGDTLVWGQGTAEPITLTRALVAQRREIVGDGERLNLFLGVTRGDTLNAEQTDTFRFFGFGGLGETARLTKVGAVDVMPIRLGSVPQLIRQGIVELDVVLVQLSEPRGGVCSTGLVGDMLQEAIRRARVVVGEINPNVPFSHGDTKVALSDLDFFVRSDSPVMEWPAAKQSPDAQTIASLIADRVPDGATIQLGIGAVPDATAYALAGKKDLGYHSGMMTDSVLELIESGVITNARKEIDPGVSVTGLVFGSKRLADWADDNEQLAVRSIDHTHGPRSLVAFDDFWAINSAIEVDLYGQVNAETMNGKYAGGVGGQLDFVRAAMTSARGRSIIAFPSSAAKGALSRIVPRLADGVVTTPRADADLFVTEYGVADLRGVPLDERPGRLIAIAHPEHRATLSDAIR; from the coding sequence GTGCTGCGCGACCGAACTGCCGAACCGACTGAACTCACTACCGACTCGCTGGACCTGGCGAAGATCATCCGCCCCGGTGACACATTGGTCTGGGGGCAGGGTACCGCCGAGCCGATCACGTTGACCCGGGCTCTCGTCGCGCAACGTAGAGAAATCGTCGGTGACGGCGAGCGGCTCAATCTCTTCTTGGGGGTAACTCGCGGAGACACGCTCAATGCGGAGCAGACCGACACTTTCCGGTTCTTCGGGTTCGGCGGGTTAGGGGAGACGGCGCGGCTGACCAAGGTCGGCGCGGTCGACGTGATGCCGATCCGACTCGGCAGCGTTCCGCAGCTCATTCGTCAGGGCATCGTCGAGTTGGACGTGGTCCTGGTGCAGTTGTCCGAGCCTCGCGGTGGGGTGTGCTCAACGGGGTTGGTCGGCGACATGCTGCAGGAGGCGATACGCCGTGCTCGGGTCGTGGTCGGCGAGATCAACCCGAACGTGCCCTTCAGTCACGGCGATACGAAGGTGGCGCTGAGCGATCTGGACTTCTTCGTGCGCAGCGACAGCCCGGTGATGGAGTGGCCGGCGGCCAAGCAGAGCCCAGACGCTCAGACAATTGCTTCGCTGATCGCCGATCGAGTGCCGGACGGCGCGACGATTCAACTCGGGATCGGCGCCGTCCCCGATGCGACCGCGTATGCGCTCGCCGGCAAGAAGGACCTCGGCTATCACTCGGGGATGATGACTGATTCGGTGCTGGAGTTGATCGAATCCGGGGTCATCACGAACGCGCGCAAGGAGATCGACCCCGGGGTCTCGGTCACCGGGCTGGTGTTCGGTTCGAAGCGTCTCGCGGATTGGGCCGACGACAACGAACAACTTGCCGTCCGGTCGATTGATCACACGCATGGCCCGCGCTCATTGGTCGCCTTCGATGATTTCTGGGCGATCAACTCGGCGATCGAGGTCGACCTGTACGGGCAGGTGAACGCGGAGACGATGAATGGGAAGTACGCCGGCGGCGTCGGTGGCCAGTTGGACTTCGTCCGCGCCGCGATGACCTCGGCGCGGGGACGGTCAATCATCGCCTTCCCGTCGTCCGCGGCAAAGGGTGCGCTATCGCGGATTGTGCCGCGTCTGGCCGATGGTGTGGTGACGACGCCACGTGCGGACGCCGATCTGTTTGTCACTGAGTACGGCGTCGCTGATCTGCGCGGTGTACCGCTGGATGAACGTCCTGGTCGACTGATCGCGATCGCGCACCCGGAGCACCGAGCGACGCTCTCTGACGCGATCCGATAG